Proteins from a single region of Chryseomicrobium sp. FSL W7-1435:
- a CDS encoding acetamidase/formamidase family protein, translating into MQKATDTLLVNTFIDGVLDPQKEMLGPVRDGGHIIANTAPGCWGPMITPCIRGGHEVTKPVYVEGAEPGDAIVVKIHSIRVTSLATASGNDAPVEGRFLGDPFVAVKCPGCGTMYPDTVIKGIGQEAIRCANCDADVTPFVFTNGYTIGFSEHGDVGVTVSKEAAETIAHDGRHYMQTPENSVQNPIVTFAPHDLVGVVARMRPFLGQLGTTPSKPMPDSHNAGDFGSFLVGAPHDYKVTEDELKEHRTDGHMDISRVRAGATLICPVKVPGGGIYIGDMHAMQGDGEIAGHTADVSGIVHLQVHVIKKANLDGPILLPNEEDLPYTAKPFTEQERKNAEAIAKQWNIAKLEESLPISVVGSGSNLNLATENGLERAAELFGVTVPEIMNRTTITGSIEIGRHPGVVTITFLAPVDYLKEAGLYDAVSTHYRY; encoded by the coding sequence ATGCAGAAAGCAACAGACACTCTTCTCGTGAATACTTTTATCGATGGTGTACTTGATCCTCAAAAAGAAATGCTCGGACCTGTTCGTGATGGCGGGCACATTATCGCCAATACAGCTCCAGGATGCTGGGGCCCTATGATTACGCCTTGTATCCGAGGGGGCCATGAAGTAACCAAACCTGTTTATGTCGAAGGTGCAGAACCAGGTGATGCCATCGTGGTAAAAATCCATTCGATTCGCGTTACTTCTCTTGCAACCGCCTCTGGAAATGATGCACCTGTGGAAGGTCGTTTTTTAGGCGATCCGTTTGTCGCAGTAAAATGTCCAGGATGCGGCACGATGTATCCAGATACCGTCATCAAAGGCATTGGACAGGAAGCTATTCGCTGTGCTAATTGTGATGCAGATGTCACGCCATTCGTCTTTACAAATGGCTACACTATTGGTTTCAGTGAACACGGAGATGTGGGTGTCACGGTATCAAAAGAAGCTGCGGAAACTATTGCTCACGATGGCCGCCACTATATGCAGACACCGGAAAACTCTGTCCAGAACCCGATTGTTACATTCGCCCCTCATGATTTAGTTGGTGTGGTAGCCCGTATGCGTCCTTTCCTTGGACAGCTTGGAACAACTCCTTCCAAACCAATGCCAGACTCACATAATGCAGGAGATTTTGGATCGTTCTTAGTCGGTGCCCCGCATGACTACAAAGTGACGGAAGATGAATTGAAAGAACACCGCACAGATGGGCACATGGATATCAGCCGCGTTCGTGCAGGCGCTACATTGATTTGTCCTGTCAAAGTGCCTGGTGGAGGAATCTACATTGGCGATATGCATGCGATGCAAGGAGACGGGGAAATCGCTGGACACACGGCAGACGTTTCAGGAATCGTTCACCTTCAAGTGCATGTAATTAAAAAAGCAAACTTAGATGGCCCCATCCTTCTTCCAAACGAAGAAGACCTACCGTATACTGCTAAACCGTTCACAGAACAGGAACGCAAAAACGCAGAAGCTATAGCAAAACAATGGAATATCGCGAAGCTAGAAGAGTCGCTGCCAATTTCAGTAGTAGGATCAGGTTCAAACTTAAACCTAGCGACTGAAAATGGGCTTGAGCGTGCAGCTGAACTGTTTGGTGTGACTGTGCCTGAAATTATGAACCGGACAACAATCACTGGTTCGATTGAAATCGGTCGTCACCCAGGTGTTGTCACGATTACGTTCTTAGCACCTGTCGACTATCTGAAAGAAGCCGGATTGTATGACGCGGTTTCCACACATTATCGTTATTAA
- a CDS encoding DUF2087 domain-containing protein: MLVVEFDVSVEVLQRGYEEDEKWFSCIFCKGAFQKGEVFQVGERLFDAKKKMELHIIDEHQSVFHALLSLDKKYTGLSEVQKEMLFLFYEGHEDKEVVKRSSANSVSTIRQHRFKLREKERQAAVFLAIMKNLNSNDDYIDVHKGATQVDERYAITADETEKVLATYFKDGLDGKVSTIPSKEKRKLILLNHIVKRFDQETQYTEKEMNEILKGVHEDFVSLRRYLIEYGYFDRANDGSQYWRK; this comes from the coding sequence TTGTTAGTGGTTGAATTTGATGTTTCAGTTGAAGTGTTACAAAGAGGATACGAAGAAGACGAAAAATGGTTCAGCTGCATCTTTTGTAAGGGAGCATTTCAGAAAGGGGAAGTGTTTCAAGTGGGAGAGCGATTATTTGATGCGAAAAAGAAGATGGAGCTTCACATCATTGACGAGCATCAATCCGTCTTTCATGCGCTTCTTTCGCTCGATAAGAAATATACAGGGTTATCTGAGGTACAAAAAGAAATGCTCTTCCTGTTTTACGAAGGACATGAGGACAAGGAAGTAGTCAAGAGGTCTTCTGCGAACAGTGTTTCAACGATTCGACAACACCGGTTTAAGCTTCGGGAAAAAGAACGGCAAGCGGCAGTTTTTCTTGCTATCATGAAAAATTTAAATTCTAATGATGATTATATTGATGTTCATAAGGGGGCTACACAAGTGGATGAGCGTTATGCGATTACAGCGGATGAAACAGAAAAAGTATTAGCGACTTATTTTAAAGATGGATTGGATGGGAAAGTATCCACGATCCCTAGCAAAGAAAAGCGAAAATTGATTTTGTTAAATCATATCGTGAAGCGATTTGATCAGGAGACGCAGTACACAGAGAAGGAAATGAATGAGATTTTAAAAGGTGTGCACGAGGATTTTGTATCGCTACGTCGTTACTTGATAGAATACGGTTATTTCGACCGTGCAAACGATGGGTCGCAGTATTGGAGAAAGTAA